One genomic region from uncultured Subdoligranulum sp. encodes:
- a CDS encoding DUF3793 family protein yields MSEDLLIRHCSPTLAGIKTGNLFSCACPSRKDLTKDLCRLNKKLVPRGIRVLPLRVRKGRALIYAYRPHALESDLTDYRARALLLKYGYVPENPNGCVVHLIHRLRSEGEFPHEIGLFLSYPPEDVLGFICNRACNHKCVGCWKVYGDEQAARNLFEKYEMCSKIYSRQWQQGKSIEQLTVAG; encoded by the coding sequence ATGTCAGAGGATCTGCTGATTCGTCACTGCTCTCCCACCCTGGCGGGAATCAAGACGGGAAATCTTTTTTCCTGTGCCTGCCCCAGCCGGAAGGATCTGACGAAAGACTTGTGTCGGCTGAACAAGAAACTGGTTCCCAGAGGAATACGCGTCCTTCCGCTTCGGGTTCGCAAAGGCCGCGCTTTGATCTACGCCTACCGGCCCCATGCACTGGAGAGCGATCTGACCGATTACCGCGCCAGAGCCTTGCTTCTCAAATACGGCTATGTGCCGGAAAACCCCAATGGCTGCGTGGTTCACCTGATCCACCGGCTCCGGAGCGAAGGGGAATTCCCCCATGAGATCGGCCTGTTTTTGAGCTATCCCCCCGAGGATGTGCTGGGCTTTATCTGCAACCGGGCGTGCAATCACAAATGCGTGGGCTGCTGGAAGGTCTACGGCGACGAGCAGGCCGCCAGAAACCTCTTTGAGAAATACGAGATGTGCAGCAAAATCTACTCCCGGCAGTGGCAGCAAGGGAAATCCATCGAGCAGCTCACCGTGGCTGGTTGA
- a CDS encoding flavodoxin — MSKVAVVYWSGTGNTEAMAMAVAEGAKGKGAEVSVITAAEFSPEQVSEYSAIAFGCPSMGSEQLEESEFEPMFTACEGRLSGKNIALFGSYGWGDGEWMRSWESRCNDDGANLACDSVICNEAPDDDALAACRELGASLA, encoded by the coding sequence ATGAGTAAAGTTGCAGTTGTGTATTGGAGCGGCACGGGAAACACCGAGGCCATGGCCATGGCGGTGGCCGAAGGCGCCAAGGGCAAGGGCGCCGAGGTATCTGTGATCACCGCCGCAGAGTTCTCCCCGGAGCAGGTCAGCGAGTATTCCGCCATCGCTTTCGGCTGCCCCTCCATGGGATCGGAGCAGCTGGAGGAGAGCGAGTTCGAGCCTATGTTCACCGCCTGCGAGGGCAGGCTGAGCGGGAAGAATATCGCCCTGTTCGGCTCCTACGGCTGGGGCGATGGCGAATGGATGCGCAGCTGGGAGTCCCGCTGCAACGACGACGGCGCCAATCTGGCCTGTGACAGCGTGATCTGCAACGAGGCTCCGGACGATGACGCTCTGGCGGCTTGCCGCGAGCTGGGCGCGTCGCTGGCCTGA
- a CDS encoding AraC family transcriptional regulator, with protein MPGVQICRFSLPEPEQEPLRSVPVCGAPLQFEVLFCLTGRLTVRTLQGTSCTVEAPGIFLLSDSSALRSCRYSGNLSGVLIAVDAKAAKESLVTVCSTLGMKLDTRIVKKKMTARNGCTALCSTPWTQAFFETVRCLSEQEQERYCVFKSVELLYLLCTEVSESDNSLSRSGCPVSHSLLEVKAYIQTHLSDKLTIALLCKQFSVSPTFLKEGFRRAYGMPIHSFLVQLRLRRAQELICTTRMSIQQIAQSVGYEGMSQFNAAFKREYGMTPGQYRKMSETATLRPF; from the coding sequence ATGCCAGGGGTGCAGATCTGCCGGTTTTCCCTGCCGGAGCCGGAGCAGGAACCTCTGCGGTCTGTCCCGGTGTGCGGCGCACCGCTCCAGTTTGAGGTGCTGTTCTGCCTGACCGGCCGCCTTACTGTCCGAACGTTACAAGGTACCTCCTGCACGGTGGAGGCGCCGGGGATTTTCCTGCTCTCCGACAGCTCCGCTCTCCGCTCGTGTCGGTACAGCGGAAACCTGAGCGGTGTTTTGATTGCCGTAGACGCCAAAGCCGCAAAGGAAAGCCTTGTGACGGTCTGCTCCACTCTGGGTATGAAGCTGGACACCAGGATTGTCAAGAAAAAGATGACAGCAAGAAATGGCTGCACGGCCCTGTGCAGCACACCTTGGACGCAGGCATTTTTTGAAACGGTTCGCTGTCTGTCCGAGCAGGAGCAGGAACGCTACTGTGTTTTCAAGTCGGTGGAACTGCTGTATCTGCTCTGCACCGAGGTATCTGAATCGGATAATTCTCTCTCCAGATCAGGCTGTCCAGTATCCCACAGTCTGTTGGAAGTCAAGGCATACATACAGACGCATCTGTCTGATAAGCTCACCATCGCGCTCCTCTGCAAACAGTTTTCCGTTTCCCCGACATTCTTGAAAGAAGGGTTTCGCCGCGCCTATGGCATGCCGATTCACAGCTTTTTGGTCCAACTGCGCCTCCGGCGGGCACAGGAGCTGATCTGCACCACCCGGATGTCCATTCAGCAAATTGCGCAGTCTGTGGGGTATGAGGGTATGAGCCAGTTCAACGCAGCGTTCAAGCGGGAGTATGGAATGACTCCCGGCCAGTACAGAAAAATGTCGGAAACCGCAACTCTGCGTCCGTTTTGA
- a CDS encoding DUF6110 family protein has protein sequence MSVYTKLACFAGGALFGSFGVKLLSSKDAKKAYVHVTAAGLRMKDSVMGTVTTVQENAADILASAKELNDDRTAKEAEEAAAANLESEEA, from the coding sequence ATGAGTGTTTATACGAAACTGGCCTGCTTTGCGGGCGGTGCTTTGTTTGGCTCTTTTGGCGTTAAGCTGCTGTCCAGCAAGGATGCCAAGAAGGCCTATGTCCATGTCACGGCCGCCGGTCTGCGGATGAAGGACTCGGTCATGGGAACCGTGACTACAGTGCAGGAGAACGCTGCGGACATTCTGGCATCCGCCAAGGAGCTGAACGACGACCGGACTGCAAAGGAAGCGGAGGAAGCCGCCGCTGCCAATCTGGAGAGCGAAGAAGCCTGA
- a CDS encoding heavy metal translocating P-type ATPase — translation MNATILHESRGRIRFRLRQKQMTLAQADLLEAWIQGKSWCRQVTVHERTCCVILYYDGTRQAVLNEIRHFSWQEAEQTTALPAHSSRALNREFEEKLVTKVVCKAACTLFLPPPLRIAHILWHMIPFVRRGLRCLLRRRIKVELLDALSISISACRRDFGTAGMVMFLLEVGELLEEWTRKKSVADLARCMSLNVDRVWLRTAQGEVLVPVSQIQPGDAVVVRAGGIVPVDGLVLEGEVTVNQASLTGESIPVPKRPGGAVYAGTVVEEGECVLEVKQASGQSRYDQIVHMIEQSEQMKSEAESKAANLADKLVPYTFVGSLLSFVLTRNVARALSVLMVDFSCALKLAMPLAVLSAMREAGRAHITVKGGKFLEAVAAADTIVFDKTGTLTHACPRVAQVVSFGGKEEAEMLRLAACLEEHFPHSMANAVVEEAKRRGLRHEEYHSKVEYLVAHGIASTVDEEQVLIGSAHFVFEDEGCVIPEGEQERFDALPPEYSHLYLAVGGQLAAVICISDPLREEAKEVLSTLRALGVTSTVMLTGDSYRTAAAIAAQVGVDDFRAGVLPSDKAEYVARLRREGHTVLMVGDGINDSPALSEADAGIAISDGAAIAREIADITIAADSLWELVELRRIAMALMARIHSNYRFVIGFNGALIALGVAGVLPPATSATLHNLSTLGVSLRSMSALPLSKKNTP, via the coding sequence ATGAACGCAACCATATTGCACGAGAGCCGGGGGCGCATCCGGTTCCGGCTGCGGCAAAAACAGATGACGCTCGCTCAGGCGGATCTGCTGGAGGCATGGATTCAGGGAAAGTCCTGGTGCCGGCAGGTCACCGTCCATGAGCGCACCTGCTGCGTCATCCTGTACTACGATGGGACTCGCCAAGCCGTGCTGAATGAGATTCGGCATTTTTCCTGGCAGGAGGCGGAGCAGACCACCGCGCTTCCCGCCCACAGCAGCCGGGCGCTGAACCGGGAATTCGAGGAGAAACTGGTAACTAAGGTAGTGTGCAAAGCTGCCTGTACCCTGTTTCTCCCACCTCCATTGCGGATTGCCCACATACTCTGGCACATGATCCCCTTTGTACGGCGGGGACTGCGCTGCCTGCTGCGCCGCCGCATCAAGGTGGAACTGCTGGATGCCCTGTCTATTTCCATTTCCGCCTGCAGAAGGGACTTTGGAACCGCCGGAATGGTCATGTTCCTGCTGGAGGTGGGCGAACTGCTGGAGGAGTGGACAAGAAAGAAATCTGTGGCGGATCTGGCCCGGTGCATGTCGCTGAATGTGGACCGGGTCTGGCTGCGCACAGCCCAGGGCGAAGTGCTGGTTCCTGTGTCCCAGATCCAGCCGGGGGATGCGGTAGTCGTCCGCGCCGGCGGCATCGTCCCCGTGGACGGGCTGGTGCTGGAGGGGGAGGTCACCGTCAATCAGGCGTCCCTCACCGGCGAATCCATCCCGGTACCCAAGCGCCCCGGAGGCGCAGTCTATGCCGGCACCGTGGTGGAGGAGGGCGAGTGTGTGCTGGAGGTGAAGCAGGCCTCCGGTCAGAGCCGCTATGACCAAATCGTTCACATGATCGAGCAGTCGGAGCAGATGAAGTCGGAGGCTGAGAGCAAGGCTGCCAATCTGGCGGACAAGCTGGTGCCCTATACCTTTGTAGGGAGTCTGCTGAGCTTCGTCCTCACCCGGAATGTGGCACGGGCTTTGTCGGTGCTGATGGTGGACTTCTCCTGCGCACTGAAACTGGCTATGCCTCTGGCCGTCCTCTCCGCCATGCGGGAGGCGGGACGGGCCCATATCACCGTCAAGGGCGGCAAGTTCCTGGAAGCGGTGGCTGCCGCCGACACCATCGTTTTCGACAAGACCGGCACCCTGACCCACGCCTGCCCCCGGGTGGCTCAGGTGGTGTCCTTCGGCGGCAAAGAGGAAGCCGAAATGCTGCGGCTGGCCGCCTGTCTGGAGGAGCACTTCCCCCATTCCATGGCCAACGCCGTGGTGGAGGAGGCCAAACGCCGGGGCCTGCGCCACGAGGAGTACCACTCCAAGGTGGAGTATCTGGTGGCTCACGGCATCGCAAGCACCGTCGATGAGGAGCAGGTTCTCATCGGCAGCGCCCACTTTGTCTTTGAGGATGAGGGCTGCGTCATTCCAGAGGGCGAACAGGAACGCTTTGACGCGCTGCCGCCGGAGTATTCCCACCTGTATCTGGCAGTAGGGGGGCAGCTGGCCGCCGTGATCTGCATCTCCGACCCGCTGCGGGAGGAGGCGAAGGAAGTTCTGTCCACCCTCCGTGCTCTGGGGGTCACCAGTACCGTTATGCTCACCGGAGACAGCTACCGTACCGCCGCAGCCATTGCCGCCCAGGTGGGAGTGGACGATTTCCGCGCCGGAGTCCTTCCGTCGGACAAGGCGGAGTATGTGGCACGGCTGCGCCGGGAGGGGCATACTGTCCTGATGGTGGGCGACGGCATCAACGACTCGCCGGCCCTGTCCGAGGCGGACGCGGGCATCGCCATCAGCGACGGCGCCGCCATCGCCCGGGAGATTGCGGACATCACCATTGCCGCTGACAGCCTCTGGGAGCTTGTAGAGCTGCGTCGGATCGCCATGGCGCTGATGGCGCGCATCCACTCCAACTATCGCTTTGTCATTGGCTTCAACGGCGCCCTGATCGCTCTCGGTGTGGCAGGAGTCCTGCCACCAGCCACCTCCGCCACGCTGCACAATCTTTCCACCCTGGGCGTCAGCTTACGGAGTATGAGTGCATTACCACTTAGCAAAAAGAATACACCATGA
- a CDS encoding cupin domain-containing protein: METLIKNVPHAQPFALKGQVEYEGGKVVSLTLAQQPGAGITLFAFDTGEAISTHAAPGDAMATILEGTAQITIDGVPHTLNAGEAIIMPAGIPHAVQAVTAFKMYLVVVKTPSC, translated from the coding sequence ATGGAAACTCTGATTAAGAATGTCCCTCATGCGCAGCCCTTTGCCTTGAAGGGGCAAGTGGAATATGAAGGGGGTAAGGTTGTCAGCCTGACCCTGGCCCAACAGCCCGGTGCGGGGATCACCCTGTTTGCCTTTGATACGGGTGAGGCCATTAGCACCCACGCTGCTCCCGGAGACGCTATGGCGACTATTTTGGAAGGAACGGCACAAATTACCATTGACGGCGTTCCCCACACCCTAAACGCAGGAGAAGCCATTATCATGCCTGCCGGCATCCCTCACGCAGTACAGGCGGTGACAGCGTTCAAGATGTACCTGGTGGTCGTGAAGACCCCGTCCTGCTGA
- a CDS encoding cupin domain-containing protein, with amino-acid sequence MDFLRNLPTQQPQQLTQLIQIQPGRVVSMAMSRQEHCQMTLLAFGDGESISEECYFGDTLYYILEGALYVSAGEDSRCLQTGDCLAVPAHTPHAVVAPDGCKLLQITLS; translated from the coding sequence ATGGACTTTTTACGCAACCTGCCCACACAGCAGCCCCAGCAGCTCACCCAGCTGATTCAGATTCAACCTGGCCGCGTGGTCAGTATGGCTATGAGCCGGCAGGAACACTGCCAAATGACTCTTTTGGCCTTCGGCGACGGAGAGAGTATCAGTGAGGAATGCTATTTTGGCGATACCCTCTACTACATTCTGGAGGGGGCGCTTTATGTCTCTGCGGGGGAGGACAGCCGCTGTCTTCAAACGGGCGATTGCCTGGCAGTTCCCGCCCATACCCCCCACGCAGTAGTTGCTCCGGATGGCTGCAAGCTGCTGCAGATCACGCTTTCATAA
- a CDS encoding plasmid recombination protein, with translation MTFKDCEAATYAQQFDRMVEDGVVSTRGLKPDAYVFDELVFDVNTDYFETHGGYEYAKQFYAEVYELAKEIAGGEQYIISAVMHADERNREASDRLGRDVFHYHLHVVYLPVVEKQIRWSKRCKDPALRGTVRETIMQVSHSKKWPMVPMTDEQGQPVLKKNGKPRLVSSYSLLQTQFFEHMRQAGFTDFERGVQGSDAEHLEVLEYKVQKDRQTVAELSDQTKQLQGQRKELISQVKNISGSIRDVADIEQRAKTKGVLEKRVELVPQDFQALCEMAKASGKLQAEKRSLRMQLQQSIVREQELRQRLHRCEEQLDAVLTETRPYREAMRVAPEQVQAFVLGICRRQQEEKRLNRQQRRQQAKGQER, from the coding sequence GTGACCTTCAAAGACTGTGAGGCAGCTACTTACGCACAGCAATTTGACCGGATGGTGGAAGATGGTGTCGTTTCCACCCGAGGATTAAAACCGGATGCCTACGTCTTTGATGAGCTGGTATTTGATGTGAACACCGACTATTTCGAGACCCACGGCGGCTATGAGTACGCCAAGCAATTCTACGCCGAGGTGTACGAGCTGGCCAAGGAAATCGCAGGCGGGGAACAGTACATCATCTCGGCAGTCATGCACGCCGACGAGCGCAACCGGGAAGCCAGTGACCGGCTGGGAAGGGATGTGTTCCACTATCACCTCCACGTTGTCTACCTGCCGGTGGTGGAAAAGCAGATCCGCTGGTCCAAGCGGTGCAAGGACCCGGCGCTGCGTGGCACCGTGCGGGAGACGATCATGCAGGTGAGCCACAGCAAAAAGTGGCCGATGGTTCCCATGACCGACGAACAGGGCCAGCCTGTGCTGAAAAAGAACGGCAAGCCCCGGCTGGTAAGTTCCTACAGCCTGCTGCAAACACAATTCTTCGAGCACATGCGGCAGGCGGGATTTACCGACTTTGAGCGCGGTGTACAGGGCAGCGATGCTGAACATTTGGAGGTCCTGGAGTATAAGGTCCAGAAGGACCGCCAGACAGTGGCAGAACTGTCTGACCAGACCAAACAACTGCAAGGCCAGCGAAAGGAGCTTATCTCCCAGGTAAAGAACATTTCCGGCTCGATCCGCGATGTGGCAGACATCGAGCAGCGGGCCAAAACCAAAGGTGTGCTGGAAAAGCGTGTGGAACTGGTGCCGCAGGACTTCCAGGCCCTATGCGAGATGGCAAAAGCCAGCGGCAAGCTGCAGGCGGAGAAGCGCAGCCTGCGGATGCAGCTGCAGCAAAGTATAGTGAGAGAACAGGAGCTGCGCCAGCGCCTCCACCGCTGTGAGGAACAGCTGGATGCAGTGCTCACCGAGACCCGTCCTTACCGGGAAGCTATGCGTGTGGCACCGGAGCAGGTGCAGGCGTTTGTGCTGGGCATCTGCCGCCGTCAGCAGGAGGAAAAGCGGCTGAACCGTCAGCAACGCCGCCAGCAGGCCAAGGGCCAGGAACGATGA
- a CDS encoding helix-turn-helix transcriptional regulator, which translates to MDNLKTGAFIKSCRKEKKMTQKELADRLHVTDRAVSKWERGTS; encoded by the coding sequence ATGGATAACCTGAAAACCGGGGCTTTTATCAAAAGCTGCAGAAAAGAGAAGAAGATGACCCAAAAAGAGCTTGCGGACCGGCTTCATGTCACAGACCGGGCAGTCTCCAAGTGGGAGCGAGGAACCTCCTAG
- a CDS encoding radical SAM protein, whose product MDKKPRFSPTICLTHNCNLDCVYCYQQHDTNMRMEFTTARKCIDWIFDNIPDDMEGVEIGFIGGEPLLEFDLIKRIVEYTCSKPIHDNYIFYATTNGTVLTQEMKEWFTKHKHCFVLGLSLDGTPDTHNKNRCNSFDAIDIAFFRETWPEQGIKMTLTEYSLQHLAENIKYIHSLGFKEIGGVNLFEGTFDWSSEKYIKILVPQLAELVDFYVENDHLQIDQMLNRRIAMCEEKNRKRQKWCGIGTGAIFFDIDGKRRPCPFCTPMTFGKEDLDAICNCDFSRVDDFIDDTCYNECYIYPVCPYCAGANYLTQKTFKIRDKSKCKIQKLITLFSADLIAKRIVKHPDQYEDSMRYHTISAIEKIRALYLPEFEKYLV is encoded by the coding sequence ATGGATAAGAAACCACGTTTTTCACCCACAATCTGCTTAACTCATAACTGCAATTTGGATTGTGTCTATTGCTATCAACAGCATGACACAAATATGCGAATGGAGTTTACTACCGCCCGAAAATGTATTGACTGGATATTTGATAACATCCCTGATGATATGGAAGGAGTTGAAATCGGATTTATTGGCGGGGAACCTCTTCTCGAGTTTGATTTAATCAAGCGAATCGTTGAGTATACGTGCTCGAAGCCTATACATGACAATTACATTTTTTATGCAACTACTAATGGAACCGTACTTACTCAAGAAATGAAAGAATGGTTCACTAAACATAAGCACTGTTTTGTTCTCGGTTTAAGTTTAGATGGAACACCCGATACTCATAACAAAAATCGGTGTAACTCTTTTGATGCAATTGATATTGCCTTTTTCCGAGAAACTTGGCCCGAGCAAGGAATAAAAATGACCTTGACAGAATATTCACTGCAACATTTAGCCGAGAATATCAAATACATTCATTCCCTTGGTTTCAAAGAGATTGGCGGTGTAAATCTTTTTGAGGGTACCTTTGACTGGAGCAGTGAAAAATATATTAAGATTTTAGTTCCACAGCTGGCTGAATTGGTGGACTTCTATGTGGAAAATGACCACCTGCAAATTGATCAGATGCTAAATCGCCGCATTGCTATGTGTGAAGAAAAAAATCGCAAACGACAAAAGTGGTGTGGTATTGGAACTGGCGCAATTTTCTTTGATATTGACGGTAAGCGGAGGCCATGTCCTTTTTGCACACCGATGACTTTCGGCAAAGAAGACTTAGATGCTATTTGTAATTGTGATTTTTCTCGTGTTGACGATTTTATAGACGACACTTGTTACAATGAATGTTATATATATCCTGTATGTCCCTATTGTGCAGGAGCAAATTATTTAACTCAGAAAACCTTTAAAATACGAGATAAATCAAAATGTAAAATCCAAAAACTTATTACGCTGTTTTCTGCTGACTTAATTGCAAAACGCATTGTAAAGCACCCGGACCAATACGAGGATTCAATGCGATATCATACTATTAGTGCAATAGAGAAAATTCGTGCACTATATTTGCCAGAATTTGAAAAATACCTAGTGTAG